Proteins from a single region of Gemmatimonadaceae bacterium:
- a CDS encoding aquaporin — MQDLKRPIVAEFVGTFALVFIGGATILNGYVASAAVPLIDIAIAQGVIMAVLVTATMRVSGHLNPAVTIGMAVAGRLRPSAALFYVVAQCAGAVVAALVLRALFPAATGAAGRLGGQWVASNVSTMHAIGLEAIATFFLVFAFFGTVVDPKGPKVGGFAIGLTIVADVLAIGPSTGASMNPARSFGPALVSGVFEGHFIYWIGPIIGGIVAALVYEWTFLRHGPADAAA, encoded by the coding sequence TCATCGGGGGGGCGACGATCCTGAACGGCTACGTGGCCAGCGCCGCCGTGCCGCTCATCGACATCGCCATCGCGCAGGGGGTGATCATGGCGGTGCTCGTCACGGCCACGATGCGCGTGTCGGGCCACCTCAACCCCGCCGTCACGATCGGCATGGCCGTCGCGGGGCGCCTCCGCCCCAGCGCCGCGCTGTTCTACGTGGTGGCCCAGTGCGCCGGCGCCGTGGTCGCCGCGCTCGTCCTCCGGGCGCTCTTCCCCGCGGCCACCGGCGCCGCGGGCCGCCTGGGCGGGCAGTGGGTGGCCAGCAACGTGTCCACCATGCACGCCATCGGGCTCGAAGCGATCGCCACCTTCTTCCTCGTGTTCGCGTTCTTCGGCACGGTCGTGGATCCCAAGGGGCCCAAAGTTGGAGGGTTCGCCATCGGCCTCACGATCGTCGCCGACGTCCTCGCCATCGGACCGTCCACGGGCGCGTCGATGAATCCGGCCCGTTCGTTCGGCCCGGCGCTCGTGAGCGGCGTGTTCGAGGGCCACTTCATCTACTGGATCGGCCCGATCATCGGCGGCATCGTGGCGGCGCTGGTGTACGAGTGGACGTTCCTGCGCCACGGGCCCGCCGACGCGGCGGCCTGA
- a CDS encoding DUF1707 domain-containing protein: protein MTSPGQPPSLQALEQERERVITLLSRHFANDNLSIEELETRLEMVYRAASVAEIRALASDLPAIEGAPATPATRPAPAPSQIVHSRMVSVLSSRVRRGAWIPPQRLDVVAVLSDTHLDLREAQLSDGVTEIHVKATWASVRITVPSHVHVVTDAMPLLASVSDRSVASRSLRHGAPVVRITGWALMSDLSVRTRDPED, encoded by the coding sequence ATGACATCGCCGGGACAGCCGCCGTCGCTCCAGGCGTTGGAGCAGGAGCGCGAGCGCGTCATCACGCTCCTGTCCCGGCATTTCGCCAACGACAACCTGTCGATCGAAGAGCTCGAGACGCGACTCGAGATGGTGTACCGCGCCGCGTCGGTGGCCGAGATCCGCGCCCTGGCGTCTGACCTGCCCGCCATCGAGGGGGCGCCTGCGACGCCCGCCACCCGGCCGGCACCGGCCCCCTCGCAGATCGTTCACTCGCGCATGGTGTCGGTGCTGAGCAGCCGGGTGCGGCGCGGCGCCTGGATCCCGCCGCAACGGCTCGATGTGGTGGCCGTGCTGTCCGACACGCACCTGGACCTGCGCGAGGCGCAGCTCTCCGACGGCGTCACGGAGATCCATGTGAAGGCCACCTGGGCTTCGGTGCGGATCACGGTCCCGTCGCACGTGCACGTGGTCACCGACGCCATGCCGCTGCTCGCGTCGGTGTCCGATCGCTCGGTGGCCAGCCGCTCGTTGCGGCACGGCGCGCCCGTGGTGCGGATCACCGGCTGGGCGCTGATGTCCGACCTGTCGGTGCGGACGCGCGATCCCGAGGACTAG
- a CDS encoding inorganic diphosphatase, producing the protein MLNLWRDLAPGANPPEVITAVIEIPQGSRNKYELDKPSGLIKLDRVLYSAVHYPADYGFIPRTLHDDGDPMDVLVLLKEETFPGCMIDARPIGVLHMLDRGEPDDKILAVPTHDPYSQEYFDIADIPQHLLREVAQFFVSYKELEGKKVEIVGWGKSGEAMALITQSIAQYDRAYLTPGP; encoded by the coding sequence GTGCTCAATCTGTGGCGCGATCTGGCGCCGGGCGCGAATCCCCCCGAGGTGATCACGGCGGTGATCGAGATTCCCCAGGGGAGCCGCAACAAGTACGAACTCGACAAGCCGTCGGGGCTCATCAAGCTCGACCGCGTGCTGTATTCGGCCGTCCACTACCCGGCGGACTACGGCTTCATTCCGCGTACGCTGCACGACGACGGCGACCCGATGGACGTGCTCGTGCTGCTCAAGGAAGAGACCTTCCCGGGGTGCATGATCGACGCCCGCCCGATCGGCGTGCTGCATATGCTCGACCGCGGCGAGCCGGACGACAAGATCCTCGCCGTGCCCACGCACGATCCCTACTCGCAGGAGTACTTCGACATCGCCGATATCCCGCAGCATCTGCTCCGGGAGGTGGCGCAGTTCTTCGTGAGCTACAAGGAGCTGGAAGGGAAGAAGGTGGAGATCGTGGGATGGGGAAAGAGCGGCGAGGCGATGGCGCTCATCACCCAGTCCATCGCGCAGTACGACCGGGCATATCTGACGCCGGGCCCCTGA